Proteins found in one Miscanthus floridulus cultivar M001 chromosome 4, ASM1932011v1, whole genome shotgun sequence genomic segment:
- the LOC136549889 gene encoding exocyst complex component EXO70B1-like — protein MEGSAAEELEAAERVVMRWDSTASAASSAGGGGDDQMLFDGAADRAEAERFLRAVDDLRRLAPPPSPASAGSPRRASSAAGGGALQVAMARLEDEFRHVLSARALDLEIEALAGLSSLSVSSSDRRNSDATEAPPAGDDDDSSSVSSSVGRRSSYRSLQSIREIDLFPADAISDLHAIASRMAAAGYGRECVQVYASVRKPAVDSALRRLGVEKLSIGDVQRLEWDALEAKIRRWIRAARAAVRGVFASERRLCFHIFHDLPLCTSTAIATAADDAPFAEAVKGAALQLFGFAEAISIGRRSPEKLFKIIDLHDALSDMLPDISDIFAASKAAESIYVQAAEIRSRLADAVRGILSEFENALLRDPSKTPVPGGTIHPLTRYVMNYSTLILDYKATLSELIISRPSASSRTAAEGNEATPAFPDLDPADPDSQLPLATHLVWIIVVLEHNLESKASLYKYAALSHLFLMNNVHYIVHKVKDSAELRGLIGDEYLKRLTGKFRQAATSYQRTAWLKILNCLRDEGLHVSGGFSSGISKSALRVRFKAFNAAFEEAHRVQSAWYVPDTQLREELRISISEKLLPAYRSFLGRFRHHIENSRHPELYIKYTVEDLEIAMADFFEGSPPPPHNRRRSHG, from the coding sequence ATGGAGGGATCCGCGGCGGAGGAGCTGGAGGCCGCGGAGAGGGTGGTCATGCGGTGGGACTCCACGGCGTCGGcggcgtcctcggccggcggGGGCGGGGACGACCAGATGCTGTTCGACGGCGCCGCCGACCGCGCCGAGGCGGAGCGGTTCCTCCGGGCGGTGGACGACCTCCGCCGcctggcgccgccgccgtcgccggcctCCGCCGGCAGCCCGCGCCGCGCCTcgtcggcggcgggcggcggcgctcTGCAGGTCGCCATGGCGCGGCTCGAGGACGAGTTCCGCCACGTGCTGTCGGCGCGCGCGCTCGACCTCGAGATCGAGGCGCTCGCGGGCCTCAGCTCGCTCTCGGTGTCCAGCAGCGACCGGAGGAACTCCGACGCCACCGAGGCGCCGCCCGCGGGGGACGACGACGACAGCTCCTCCGTGTCGTCCTCCGTCGGCAGGCGCAGCAGCTACCGCTCCCTGCAGAGCATCCGCGAGATCGATCTCTTCCCCGCGGACGCAATCTCCGACCTCCACGCCATCGCCTCCCGCATGGCCGCCGCGGGCTACGGCCGCGAGTGCGTCCAGGTGTACGCCTCCGTCCGCAAGCCGGCCGTCGACTCCGCCCTGCGCCGGCTCGGCGTCGAGAAGCTCAGTATCGGCGACGTCCAGCGGCTCGAGTGGGACGCCCTCGAGGCTAAGATCCGCCGCTGGATCCGCGCGGCCCGCGCCGCCGTCCGGGGCGTCTTCGCCAGCGAGCGCCGCCTCTGCTTCCACATCTTCCACGACCTCCCGCTCTGCACTTCCACCGCCATCGCCACCGCCGCGGACGACGCGCCCTTCGCTGAGGCCGTCAAGGGCGCGGCGCTGCAGCTCTTCGGCTTCGCTGAAGCCATCAGCATCGGGCGCCGCTCCCCGGAGAAGCTGTTCAAGATCATTGACCTCCACGACGCGCTCTCCGATATGTTGCCTGACATCTCCGACATCTTCGCCGCCTCCAAGGCCGCCGAGTCGATATACGTGCAGGCTGCCGAGATCAGGTCGCGGTTGGCCGATGCCGTGCGTGGGATACTCTCGGAGTTTGAGAACGCCTTGCTCCGCGACCCATCCAAGACCCCAGTGCCCGGCGGCACCATCCACCCGCTCACTCGCTATGTTATGAATTACAGCACCCTCATTTTGGACTACAAGGCCACCCTCTCTGAGCTTATCATCTCACGGCCATCAGCTAGCTCCCGGACTGCTGCTGAGGGCAATGAGGCTACACCGGCCTTCCCTGATCTTGACCCGGCCGATCCTGACAGTCAGTTGCCCCTTGCCACTCATCTTGTCTGGATTATTGTTGTTCTTGAACACAACCTTGAGAGCAAGGCGTCACTCTACAAGTATGCAGCACTGTCTCATTTGTTCCTTATGAACAATGTGCACTATATCGTGCACAAAGTAAAGGATTCAGCTGAACTTCGGGGGCTAATTGGGGATGAGTATTTGAAGCGGCTCACAGGGAAATTCCGGCAGGCAGCTACAAGCTACCAGCGAACTGCATGGTTGAAGATCCTGAATTGTCTCAGAGATGAGGGCCTCCATGTTAGTGGTGGCTTTTCATCTGGGATATCCAAATCGGCACTACGGGTGCGATTCAAGGCTTTCAATGCTGCATTTGAGGAGGCACACAGGGTCCAGTCTGCGTGGTATGTGCCAGACACACAACTGCGAGAAGAGCTTAGGATCTCAATTTCGGAGAAGCTGCTCCCAGCGTATCGATCCTTCCTTGGCAGGTTCCGGCATCACATAGAGAATAGCAGGCACCCTGAGTTGTACATCAAGTACACAGTTGAGGATCTTGAGATAGCAATGGCAGATTTCTTTGagggatctccaccaccaccgcatAACAGGAGGAGATCTCATGGATGA
- the LOC136551860 gene encoding uncharacterized protein: MAARFLLSVAVALLLRPGDASVHEYRGLSFANKGNAFILHAGSEGLYAASHANTTAEDDEDAAALPDAFIRFDKITFRRPEDTNDSVKGASSAKVQVLVFEIEDREMIGGSAYGGQKAICCTSDLAKLGACAEGSVIYRPSQVNPGWPKLFVASFDGSDLISTLPSRTIPITKTGMYNMYFIHCDPSLASLEIEGKTIWKNPTGYLPGRMAPLKNFFGLMSFAFVVLGIYWFYQYMKSWREVLPLQNCITLVITLGMFEMSLWYFEYAEFNETGVRPKGITFWAVTFGTVKRTAAEVIVLIVSMGYGVVTPTLGGLTSEVVMLGGTFFLATEILELVENLGAVNDLSGKARLFLVYPVAILDAAFVIWIFISLAKTIGKLQARRLMAKLNIYRKFATALIVSVLVSVGWIGYEIYSKSTDVFNERWQHAWIIPAFWHVLSFLLLCVICYLWAPSQNSMRFSYDASEFFDRKDNLSLIRPAPSASKNGWSLSSTPEPKATKDVNTVTDFEGDDEENKRE, translated from the exons ATGGCCGCCCGTTTCCTCCTCTCCGTTGCCGTCGCTCTCCTCCTCCGCCCCGGGGATGCGTCCGTGCACGAGTACCGCGGGCTCAGCTTCGCCAACAAGGGCAACGCCTTCATCCTCCACGCCGGCAGCGAGGGCCTCTACGCGGCCTCCCACGCCAACACCACcgccgaggacgacgaggacgccgccgcgctgcccgacGCCTTCATCCG GTTTGACAAGATTACTTTTAGGCGACCAGAAGATACTAACGATTCTGTGAAGGGGGCTAGTTCAGCTAAGGTTCAGGTACTTGTTTTTGAGATAGAAGACCGTGAAATGATTGGTGGATCAGCGTATGGAGGTCAGAAGGCTATTTGTTGTACTTCAGATCTTGCCAAATTAGGAGCTTGCGCAGAAGGTTCTGTCATCTACCGCCCATCCCAGGTAAATCCTGGTTGGCCAAAGTTGTTTGTTGCATCTTTTGATGGAAGTGATCTGATCTCAACGCTACCATCACGGACCATTCCAATTACCAAAACTGGGATGTACAATATGTACTTTATACACTGTGATCCATCACTTGCTAGTTTGGAAATCGAGGGGAAAACCATATGGAAAAATCCTACTGGATACCTTCCGGGTCGGATGGCACCTCTTAAGAACTTTTTTGGACTGATGTCTTTTGCATTTGTCGTACTCGGGATCTATTGGTTTTATCAGTACATGAAATCTTGGAGAGAGGTTCTTCCACTTCAGAACTGTATTACTCTTGTGATTACACTGGGCATGTTTGAGATGTCATTGTGGTATTTTGAGTATGCTGAGTTCAATGAGACTGGAGTTCGGCCAAAAGGTATCACATTTTGGGCTGTCACGTTTGGAACTGTAAAGAGGACGGCTGCTGAAGTTATTGTTCTCATTGTCTCAATGGGATATGGTGTTGTCACGCCTACTTTGGGTGGCTTGACATCGGAAGTGGTCATGCTTGGAGGAACGTTCTTTCTAGCAACAGAAATTCTTGAGTTGGTAGAAAATCTTGGTGCTGTTAATGATCTATCTGGAAAAGCTCGTCTGTTCTTGGTCTATCCAGTGGCCATTTTAGATGCCGCATTTGTTATTTGGATATTTATTTCTCTAGCTAAGACCATTGGTAAACTTCAG GCTAGAAGGTTGATGGCCAAACTTAACATTTATAGGAAGTTTGCAACTGCATTGATCGTATCTGTTCTGGTGTCTGTTGGGTGGATTGGCTATGAG ATTTACTCCAAATCAACAGATGTATTTAATGAACGATGGCAGCATGCCTGGATTATTCCTGCCTTCTGGCATGTCTTGTCTTTCTTACTTCTTTGTGTCATTTGCTACCTGTGGGCACCTTCACAGAACTCAATGAG ATTTTCCTATGACGCAAGCGAATTCTTTGATCGAAAGGACAATCTATCATTAATTAGGCCAGCACCCAGTGCTTCCAAGAATGGATGGAGTTTATCTTCCACACCAGAGCCCAAAGCTACAAAGGACGTGAATACCGTAACAGATTTTGAAGGTGATGATGAGGAAAACAAAAGGGAGTAG